One region of Alosa sapidissima isolate fAloSap1 chromosome 1, fAloSap1.pri, whole genome shotgun sequence genomic DNA includes:
- the wu:fc46h12 gene encoding uncharacterized protein wu:fc46h12 produces MQMKTWLVASVVFLGITMVVMDPMQAQCKVIWLFGTPCREVSVTLVNQIKAWKSKDNCETGGERCLYELQFASTFFIKALHTSRLTQNVEELSFTLYPSETSSACRVVGVSVSENWSMLDDNGTNYCTLSNLIDGSGLTKVEGFKEYTNEWICLEHSTANCSIY; encoded by the exons ATGCAGATGAAGACCTGGTTGGTGGCATCTGTTGTGTTCCTGGGAATCACGATGGTGGTGATGGACCCGATGCAGGCTCAGTGTAAAGTCATATG GCTCTTCGGGACACCCTGCCGAGAGGTGTCTGTGACCCTAGTGAACCAGATTAAAGCCTGGAAGTCAAAGGACAACTGTGAAACTGGTGGAGAGAGGTGCCTGTATGAG CTGCAGTTCGCCTCTACATTCTTCATCAAAGCTTTGCACACCTCCCGTCTGACCCAGAACGTGGAGGAGCTGAGTTTCACCCTTTACCCTTCAGAGACCTCCAGCGCATGCAGAGTTGTG GGTGTATCAGTCTCTGAGAACTGGTCCATGCTTGATGATAATGGAACCAACTACTGCACCCTTTCCAACCTAATAGATG GAAGTGGACTGACCAAGGTTGAAGGTTTTAAAGAGTACACTAATGAGTGGATCTGTCTAGAACATTCCACTGCAAACTGCAGCATCTACTAA